The proteins below come from a single Pseudarthrobacter sp. SSS035 genomic window:
- the hisI gene encoding phosphoribosyl-AMP cyclohydrolase encodes MSEQPASAPVIVPAAATSPLAPEVAAALKRDGAGLVAAVVQQFDTQEVLMLGWMDDEALHRTMTSGRVTFYSRSRQEYWRKGDTSGHVQWVKSVALDCDGDALLIRVDQVGAACHTGTRTCFEGRDLDVQTGEAV; translated from the coding sequence ATGTCTGAGCAGCCCGCCTCCGCCCCCGTAATTGTCCCGGCCGCCGCCACAAGCCCGCTTGCGCCCGAAGTCGCCGCCGCGCTGAAGCGTGACGGCGCCGGGCTGGTTGCCGCGGTGGTCCAGCAGTTCGACACCCAAGAAGTGCTGATGCTGGGCTGGATGGACGATGAAGCCCTGCACCGCACCATGACCAGCGGCCGGGTCACCTTCTACTCCCGCTCCCGCCAGGAATACTGGCGCAAGGGGGACACCTCCGGCCACGTCCAGTGGGTCAAATCGGTTGCCCTGGACTGCGACGGCGATGCCCTCCTGATCCGCGTGGACCAAGTCGGCGCCGCGTGCCACACCGGCACCCGGACCTGCTTCGAGGGCAGGGACCTGGATGTCCAGACCGGCGAGGCAGTCTGA